One region of Drosophila subobscura isolate 14011-0131.10 chromosome J, UCBerk_Dsub_1.0, whole genome shotgun sequence genomic DNA includes:
- the LOC117893600 gene encoding cuticle protein 76, producing MFAVAIKTAKSQQLDISSKFQLYSNITPSFQFPNSQTPSAMAFKYVLLSFCALLGASSAGFVAPATTYAAVPVVTKLAQPHFDAVGTTQQNVVRSFGGTVSTSSKNVVTPYSSFSKSDSRTTNNVYTPKTLYSAAPVITKSVYAAAPAPVYAAQAPVYAKTLYSAPAPVLAKTVYSAPAPVYGKTVYSAPAPVLAKTVYSAPAPVYAAAPVVTKSVYAAPAHVYSAPAPVYAAAAPTAFVKYSPAAVVSHASFDGFGAHWGY from the coding sequence ATGTTTGCTGTGGCTATAAAAACTGCCAAATCGCAGCAGTTGGACATCAGTAGCAAGTTTCAGCTCTATTCCAACATCACTCCAAGTTTTCAGTTTCCAAACTCCCAAACTCCTTCAGCCATGGCATTCAAGTACGTTCTGTTGTCCTTCTGCGCTTTGTTGGGTGCATCCAGCGCCGGTTTCGTGGCTCCAGCCACCACCTACGCCGCCGTCCCGGTGGTGACGAAGCTGGCACAGCCCCACTTTGATGCCGTGGGCACCACGCAGCAGAATGTGGTGCGCTCCTTCGGCGGCACTGTCTCCACGTCCTCCAAGAATGTGGTCACACCGTACTCGAGCTTCAGCAAGTCGGACTCCCGCACCACCAACAATGTCTACACCCCCAAGACGCTGTACTCTGCCGCTCCCGTGATTACCAAGTCTGTGTatgccgctgctccagctccagtttaTGCCGCTCAGGCGCCAGTCTATGCCAAGACGCTGTACTCTGCTCCCGCTCCAGTGCTGGCCAAGACTGTGTActccgctccagctccagtttaTGGCAAGACTGTCTACTCCGCTCCTGCCCCAGTGCTTGCCAAGACTGTGTACTCCGCTCCTGCTCCCGTGTACGCTGCTGCTCCCGTCGTGACCAAGTCTGTCTATGCTGCTCCCGCTCATGTGTactctgctccagctccagtctacgctgccgctgcacccACTGCCTTCGTGAAGTACTCGCCCGCTGCTGTCGTGTCCCACGCCAGCTTCGATGGCTTCGGCGCCCACTGGGGCTACTAA
- the LOC117893601 gene encoding pupal cuticle protein G1A: MAFRYLITLCALVACAQAGLLAVANPSVDAVASTQQNVVRSFAGTVSSYSKAVDTPYSSVRKSDTRIQNNVYTPALAKTTYAAPLYTQATPVVAKTLVHAPVVQKTVYAQAAPVYAQAAPVYAAHAPVVAKTVYSAPAPVYAKTVYSAPAPVVQKTVYAAPAPVYAKTVYSAPAPVVAKTVYSAPAQVYSAPAPVYAKTVSYAAPLATTNVNHGPSATTYTHNAPALGVSSYGSAQTVQYSPATSVSHMSFDGFGTHYGF, from the coding sequence ATGGCCTTCCGCTACCTCATCACTCTGTGCGCCCTCGTGGCCTGCGCTCAAGCTGGTCTCCTGGCCGTGGCCAATCCCTCCGTGGATGCTGTGGCCTCTACGCAGCAGAATGTGGTCCGCTCCTTCGCTGGCACCGTCTCCAGCTACTCGAAGGCTGTGGACACGCCCTACTCCAGCGTCCGCAAGAGCGACACTCGCATCCAGAATAACGTGTACACCCCAGCACTGGCCAAGACCACCTACGCCGCTCCGCTGTACACCCAGGCCACGCCCGTCGTTGCCAAGACCCTCGTCCATGCTCCGGTTGTGCAGAAGACAGTGTATGCCCAGGCAGCTCCAGTCTATGCCCAGGCTGCTCCAGTGTACGCTGCCCACGCTCCAGTTGTGGCCAAGACTGTGTACTCCGCCCCAGCTCCAGTCTATGCCAAGACTGTGTACTCCGCCCCAGCTCCCGTTGTGCAGAAGACAGTGTAtgccgctcctgctcccgTCTATGCCAAGACTGTGTActccgctccagctccagttgtGGCCAAGACCGTCTACTCCGCTCCCGCACAGGTCTActccgctcccgctcccgtcTACGCCAAGACTGTGTCCTATGCCGCTCCTCTGGCCACCACCAATGTGAACCACGGACCCTCTGCCACCACCTACACCCACAATGCACCCGCCTTGGGCGTGTCCAGCTATGGCAGCGCCCAGACCGTTCAGTACTCACCGGCGACCAGCGTCTCGCACATGAGCTTCGATGGATTCGGCACCCACTACGGTTTCTAG